The following are from one region of the Ketobacter sp. MCCC 1A13808 genome:
- the guaA gene encoding glutamine-hydrolyzing GMP synthase, with amino-acid sequence MTDIHAQRILILDFGSQYTQLIARRVREIGVYCELWANDVDAEQIREFNPQGVILSGGPESVTSDDTPRATQVVFELGVPVLGICYGMQTMAAQFGGKVAASKHREFGYAEVSPKNHSPLLESLDDHAGLKKLDVWMSHGDKVVELPPGFDCIAETASAPIAAMANEEKRLYGLQFHPEVTHTRQGGEILKRFVREICGCDALWTPGNIIDDMVARVQEQVGDDEILLGLSGGVDSSVVAALLHKAIGDKLTCVFVDNGLLRLKEGDQVMEMFAQHMGIRVIRVDAEDLFLSKLAGVADPEQKRKIIGNAFIDVFDAESSKLNEIKWLAQGTIYPDVIESAGSKTGKAHVIKSHHNVGGLPEHMKMQLVEPLRELFKDEVRKIGVELGLPYDMVYRHPFPGPGLGVRILAEVKKEYADILREADHIFIEELHKADYYHKTSQAFAVFLPVKSVGVTGDGRRYEYVVALRAVETIDFMTARWAHLPYELLEKVSSRIINEIEGISRVTYDISSKPPATIEWE; translated from the coding sequence ATGACTGATATTCACGCCCAGCGTATTTTGATTCTGGACTTTGGTTCGCAATACACCCAACTGATCGCCCGGCGGGTGCGGGAAATCGGAGTTTATTGTGAATTGTGGGCCAATGATGTGGATGCAGAACAGATCCGGGAGTTTAATCCCCAGGGTGTAATCCTGTCCGGCGGGCCGGAATCCGTCACCAGTGACGATACCCCGCGGGCCACCCAGGTGGTGTTCGAGTTAGGTGTGCCGGTGCTGGGCATTTGTTATGGCATGCAAACCATGGCGGCCCAGTTTGGTGGCAAGGTGGCAGCGTCCAAGCATCGTGAATTCGGTTATGCGGAAGTGTCCCCTAAGAACCATTCGCCTTTATTGGAAAGTCTGGATGATCACGCCGGTTTAAAAAAACTGGATGTGTGGATGAGCCACGGCGACAAAGTGGTGGAGTTGCCACCGGGTTTTGATTGCATTGCGGAAACCGCCAGCGCACCCATTGCCGCCATGGCCAACGAAGAGAAACGCCTTTACGGTTTGCAGTTTCATCCGGAGGTCACGCATACAAGGCAGGGCGGTGAAATCCTGAAACGCTTTGTACGTGAAATCTGCGGCTGTGATGCTTTGTGGACGCCGGGCAATATCATCGACGATATGGTGGCCCGGGTGCAGGAGCAAGTCGGTGACGACGAAATACTGCTGGGCTTATCCGGCGGTGTGGATTCCTCAGTGGTAGCTGCGCTTTTACACAAAGCCATCGGCGACAAGCTTACCTGTGTGTTTGTCGACAACGGCCTGTTACGCCTCAAGGAGGGTGACCAGGTGATGGAAATGTTTGCGCAGCACATGGGCATTCGCGTGATCCGGGTGGATGCCGAAGATCTGTTCCTGAGCAAGCTTGCCGGTGTGGCGGACCCTGAACAAAAACGTAAAATCATCGGCAATGCGTTTATTGACGTGTTCGATGCAGAAAGCAGTAAATTAAACGAGATTAAATGGCTGGCACAAGGCACCATTTATCCGGACGTGATTGAATCCGCCGGATCCAAAACCGGCAAAGCGCATGTGATTAAATCCCACCACAACGTGGGTGGTCTGCCAGAGCATATGAAAATGCAATTGGTGGAACCGCTGCGGGAATTATTCAAAGACGAAGTGCGTAAAATCGGTGTGGAACTGGGCCTGCCTTACGACATGGTGTATCGCCATCCATTCCCCGGCCCCGGTCTGGGGGTGCGCATTCTTGCGGAAGTGAAAAAAGAATACGCCGATATCCTGCGCGAAGCGGATCATATCTTCATTGAAGAATTACACAAAGCCGATTACTACCACAAAACCAGTCAGGCGTTTGCCGTGTTTTTGCCAGTGAAATCCGTGGGGGTGACCGGTGATGGTCGTCGCTATGAATATGTGGTGGCATTGCGTGCGGTGGAAACTATTGATTTTATGACGGCGCGCTGGGCGCATCTGCCTTATGAATTATTAGAGAAAGTATCCAGCCGGATTATTAATGAAATCGAAGGTATATCGCGGGTGACTTATGATATTTCTTCGAAGCCACCGGCTACGATTGAGTGGGAATGA